A part of Mustela erminea isolate mMusErm1 chromosome 9, mMusErm1.Pri, whole genome shotgun sequence genomic DNA contains:
- the CCDC87 gene encoding LOW QUALITY PROTEIN: coiled-coil domain-containing protein 87 (The sequence of the model RefSeq protein was modified relative to this genomic sequence to represent the inferred CDS: deleted 1 base in 1 codon) produces MSRVGRHGCAGALGPSATGCLSNLLASSAQSSCGASAKMEPYKPEPELQRFYHRLLGPLSLFPRKATRPESQKRLPPEVPMLLPLPVSRLTVASLCKQVTNRLASSGLAVRVPTESRLRFTEVILDELKCSWQEPPTEPSLSHLNNQRLRKRLQTYVLLSSEQLFLRYLHLLKTMSTRRGVFTESATLTRLTASLARDCTIFLTSPEVYRCLLADFLALLKVEQARGGMHKLRPVGPSGAFKLYYIPWLHSTSFAQVPSCNLTLNYLIQLSRPQEFLSEPEMDPVKELKSIPQLKKKKPLQWLSTMRKKRESNLSSAQIVSPPKYSVIPTTRAPSPSSHPPLYSQLQRGQSMPSLREGWKLANELGLPPLPPRPLTPLVLVPESKTELAGDMVAEDLKQMIKNMKLERPHYSPLDSGLPPLLGALTRRPAATHRMQELQRMLKSLEEEEASGQWGLQCPRSLPLQPQPVTVTLKLRNQAVVQAAAVQLSERNFLDSFHVDGAGVLYNHLAGELEPRLIEEMDINCFVGNNIKEVYKELMSRVSPDHFSLDQGPLVEPSASKDWSAFLSSAILRQEKQYRVINPKLAGLYSQGANIVQSSDRAASLTSLQASKGWEKWSNKVSWMSWWKTALSVDDYFKYLTNQETDFLHVIFQMYEEEIPVETKAPVREPLKIQYPPPLLEDEEPDFVPGEWDWNTVLEHRLGNKKISLLGEPYKILNLQKRLERLWSMLEVPDKDRLDIVIKYSSNARLRQLPSLVSAWEQALKPIQLREMLLGRLEWFERQASDPNRFFQKTAMDLSRFLEESQFRSLLHRKISVLQAPLASLLEEIESVFGEPVTFRGRRYLDKMKHDKVEMLYWLQQRQRVRHLTQGQKASHQPGLFKKLSSQPLITPGNTPITL; encoded by the exons ATGTCACGCGTCGGGAGGCAC GGCTGCGCAGGCGCACTCGGGCCCTCGGCCACTGGTTGCCTTAGTAACCTCCTGGCCTCCTCGGCCCAGAGCTCCTGCGGCGCCAGCGCAAAGATGGAGCCCTACAAACCAGAGCCCGAGCTTCAGCGGTTTTACCACCGGTTGCTGGGCCCGCTGTCGCTCTTCCCCCGCAAGGCGACACGCCCAGAATCTCAGAAGCGCCTTCCGCCGGAGGTTCCGATGCTGTTGCCTTTGCCGGTCTCCCGGCTGACGGTGGCGTCGCTGTGCAAACAAGTGACCAACCGGCTGGCCAGCAGCGGGCTGGCGGTGCGCGTGCCTACCGAAAGCCGACTCCGTTTCACTGAGGTCATCCTGGACGAGCTGAAGTGCAGCTGGCAGGAGCCTCCCACTGAACCTAGCCTGAGCCACTTGAACAACCAGAGACTGCGGAAACGGCTCCAGACCTACGTACTGCTCAGCAGCGAGCAGCTCTTCTTACGCTACCTGCACCTGCTGAAGACCATGTCGACCCGCAGAGGGGTCTTCACTGAATCAGCCACACTCACCCGTTTGACCGCCAGCCTCGCCAGGGACTGCACAATCTTTCTTACCAGTCCCGAGGTCTACCGTTGCCTGCTCGCTGACTTCCTCGCCCTGCTGAAGGTAGAACAGGCCCGCGGTGGCATGCATAAGCTGCGCCCGGTAGGCCCTAGTGGGgccttcaagctttactatatcCCATGGCTTCATAGCACCAGCTTCGCCCAAGTACCAAGCTGCAACCTCACCCTAAACTACCTCATCCAACTCAGCCGCCCGCAGGAGTTTCTCAGCGAGCCTGAAATGGATCCAGTGAAGGAACTGAAGTCCATCCCgcagctgaagaagaaaaagcctCTCCAGTGGCTGTCCACCATgcggaagaagagagagagcaaccTCAGTTCCGCACAGATTGTGTCACCGCCCAAGTACTCCGTGATTCCCACCACCAgagctccctccccctcctcccacccgccCCTCTACTCCCAACTCCAGAGGGGCCAGTCCATGCCCTCTCTGCGGGAAGGCTGGAAGCTAGCAAACGAGCTGGGCCTTCCTCCACTCCCCCCTCGCCCCTTAACCCCACTGGTCCTGGTTCCAGAAAGCAAAACAGAGTTGGCAGGCGACATGGTGGCTGAGGATCTGAAGCAGATGATAAAGAACATGAAGCTGGAGAGACCTCACTACTCCCCGCTGGACTCGGGcctgcccccactcctgggtgcCCTGACCCGCCGCCCAGCTGCCACACATCGCATGCAGGAACTGCAGAGAATGTTGAAGAGCCTCGAAGAGGAAGAAGCCAGTGGGCAGTGGGGCCTCCAGTGCCCCAGATCCTTACCACTTCAACCACAACCAGTGACTGTTACTTTGAAGCTAAGAAATCAGGCTGTGGTCCAGGCAGCTGCTGTGCAGTTGTCTGAGAGAAACTTCCTAGACTCCTTCCACGTCGATGGGGCCGGAGTCCTATACAACCACCTGGCTGGTGAACTAGAACCCAGACTTATTGAGGAAATGGATATCAATTGCTTTGTTGGCAATAACATCAAGGAGGTCTACAAGGAGTTGATGAGCCGTGTCTCTCCTGACCACTTCTCTTTGGACCAGGGACCCCTGGTCGAGCCTTCAGCCAGTAAAGACTGGTCAGCCTTCCTGTCCTCAGCCATTCTACGTCAAGAAAAACAGTATCGCGTCATCAATCCCAAGTTAGCTGGGCTTTATTCCCAGGGAGCAAACATTGTACAGTCCTCTGACAGGGCAGCCTCCCTCACATCACTCCAAGCAAGCAAAGGCTGGGAGAAGTGGTCAAACAAAGTCTCCTGGATGAGCTGGTGGAAAACCGCTTTGTCTGTGGATGACTACTTCAAGTACCTCACCAACCAAGAGACCGATTTCCTCCATGTCATCTTCCAAATGTATGAAGAGGAAATTCCTGTGGAGACTAAAGCCCCTGTCAGAGAGCCCCTAAAGATTCAGTACCCACCTCCCTTGCTGGAAGATGAAGAGCCAGACTTTGTGCCAGGAGAGTGGGATTGGAACACAGTGCTAGAGCACAGGCTAGGAAATAAGAAGATCAGCCTCCTGGGAGAACCCTACAAAATCCTGAACCTACAGAAGCGTCTGGAACGCCTGTGGTCCATGCTGGAGGTCCCCGACAAGGACCGGCTGGACATAGTCATCAAGTACAGCTCCAACGCCCGTCTGAGGCAGCTGCCTTCATTGGTGAGTGCCTGGGAGCAAGCCCTGAAGCCCATTCAGCTGCGGGAGATGTTGCTGGGGAGACTAGAATGGTTTGAGCGACAAGCCTCTGACCCCAACCGCTTCTTCCAAAAGACTGCCATGGACCTGAGTCGCTTCCTGGAGGAAAGTCAGTTCCGCAGCCTTCTACACAGGAAGATCAGTGTACTACAGGCTCCTTTGGCTTCCCTCCTGGAGGAGATTGAGTCAGTCTTTGGGGAGCCAGTGACCTTCAGGGGGCGGCGATACCTGGACAAGATGAAGCACGACAAGGTGGAGATGCTCTACTGGCTCCAGCAGCGGCAGCGGGTCCGCCACCTGACCCAGGGTCAGAAGGCCTCCCACCAGCCAGGGCTGTTCAAGAAGCTCAGCAGCCAACCTTTAATAACTCCTGGAAATACTCCCATTACTCTGTGA